A stretch of Bradyrhizobium sp. AZCC 2262 DNA encodes these proteins:
- a CDS encoding heme o synthase yields the protein MQINRSILVRASYASIGDYVALTKPRVMSLVVFTALVGLMVAPGDIDPFAGVVALFCIAAGAGAAGALNMWYDADIDALMARTATRPIPGGRVSRSEALVFGLMLGTCAVLSLGAFLNMAAAALLAFTIFFYVVVYTMWLKRRTPQNIVIGGAAGALPPVIGWVAAAGNVGLEPLILFLIIFLWTPPHFWALSLNLAGEYARAGVPMLPVVAGRAETKRQILLYSVLLAAVSLLPWAAGFAGAIYGAAAAMLGAIMIFLSWQVRRSNDKERQPARRLFVFSMLYLALLFGVLLMDAVPYVQPL from the coding sequence ATGCAAATCAATCGTTCAATTCTCGTTCGCGCGAGCTATGCCAGCATTGGGGACTATGTCGCGCTGACGAAACCGCGCGTTATGTCGCTGGTCGTCTTTACCGCACTGGTCGGTCTCATGGTCGCACCGGGCGACATCGATCCCTTCGCCGGTGTCGTTGCTCTTTTTTGCATAGCCGCCGGAGCTGGCGCCGCAGGTGCGCTCAACATGTGGTACGACGCCGACATCGACGCGTTGATGGCGCGCACTGCCACGCGTCCAATTCCCGGCGGCCGTGTATCGCGCTCGGAAGCACTGGTTTTCGGACTGATGCTTGGCACGTGCGCCGTTCTAAGCCTCGGCGCTTTCCTGAACATGGCCGCGGCTGCGCTGCTTGCTTTCACAATTTTCTTCTATGTCGTCGTCTACACGATGTGGCTCAAGCGCCGAACACCGCAAAATATCGTCATTGGCGGTGCGGCTGGTGCACTCCCTCCTGTCATCGGCTGGGTCGCGGCCGCAGGGAATGTCGGGCTCGAACCGCTCATCCTGTTCCTGATCATCTTCCTTTGGACACCACCCCATTTCTGGGCGCTGTCGCTCAATCTTGCCGGAGAATATGCTCGCGCCGGGGTGCCGATGTTGCCGGTCGTAGCCGGCCGGGCCGAAACAAAGCGCCAGATTCTTCTCTATAGCGTTCTTCTGGCTGCTGTCTCCCTGCTGCCCTGGGCAGCGGGGTTCGCGGGGGCGATCTATGGCGCGGCTGCGGCGATGCTTGGAGCGATCATGATTTTTCTCTCATGGCAGGTACGTCGGAGCAATGACAAGGAAAGGCAGCCTGCGCGTCGCCTGTTCGTGTTTTCCATGCTCTATCTGGCCCTGCTTTTTGGTGTGCTGTTGATGGATGCTGTACCCTACGTGCAGCCTCTCTAG
- a CDS encoding pyridoxal phosphate-dependent aminotransferase, which translates to MNRPVPNPGILDIAPYTPGKTPVPEPGRKVFKLSANETPFGPSPKAIEVYKAAAAHLEDYPEGTSRVLREAIGRAYGLDPNRIICGAGSDEILNLLAHTYLSHGDEAISTAHGFLVYPIATMANGAKNVVAPETDFTADVDAILARVTPKTKLVWLANPNNPTGTYVPFDEVKRLRAGLPLRVLLVLDAAYADYVSRNDYELGLELVATTENTVMTHTFSKIHGLAALRIGWMFGPASIIDAVNRIRGPFNVSTPAMLAAVAAIEDTAHVQMSKAFTEQWRNWITEEVTKLGLKVTPSVANFVLIHFPLDKGKTSIEADAFLTRRGLVLRALNNYGLPHALRMTIGTEEANRLVVDGLRDFMAAK; encoded by the coding sequence ATGAACCGCCCCGTGCCGAATCCCGGCATTCTCGATATTGCGCCCTACACGCCCGGCAAGACGCCGGTGCCGGAGCCGGGCCGCAAGGTGTTCAAGCTGTCCGCCAACGAGACCCCGTTCGGGCCGTCGCCGAAGGCGATCGAAGTCTACAAGGCCGCGGCGGCGCATCTGGAGGACTATCCGGAAGGCACTTCGCGGGTGCTGCGCGAGGCGATCGGCCGCGCCTACGGGCTCGATCCCAACCGCATCATCTGCGGCGCCGGCTCGGACGAAATCCTCAATCTCTTGGCGCACACCTATCTCAGCCACGGCGACGAGGCGATCTCCACCGCCCACGGTTTTCTGGTCTACCCGATCGCCACGATGGCGAACGGCGCCAAAAACGTCGTCGCGCCCGAGACCGACTTCACCGCCGACGTCGATGCCATTCTCGCGCGCGTGACGCCGAAGACCAAGTTGGTGTGGCTGGCCAATCCAAACAACCCGACCGGGACTTATGTCCCGTTCGACGAGGTCAAGCGGCTGCGCGCGGGATTACCGCTGCGTGTACTGCTGGTGCTGGACGCCGCCTATGCCGACTATGTGTCGCGCAACGATTACGAACTCGGGCTCGAACTGGTGGCGACCACCGAAAACACCGTCATGACGCATACCTTCTCCAAGATTCACGGGCTGGCGGCTTTGCGGATCGGCTGGATGTTCGGTCCTGCCAGCATCATCGACGCGGTCAACCGGATTCGTGGGCCTTTCAACGTCTCGACGCCGGCGATGCTGGCGGCGGTGGCCGCGATCGAGGACACCGCGCATGTCCAGATGTCGAAGGCGTTCACCGAGCAGTGGCGCAACTGGATCACCGAAGAGGTGACAAAACTCGGGCTGAAGGTGACGCCGAGTGTCGCGAATTTTGTGCTGATCCATTTCCCGCTCGACAAGGGCAAGACCTCGATTGAGGCGGACGCGTTCCTCACCAGACGTGGCCTGGTGCTGCGGGCGCTGAACAATTACGGACTCCCCCACGCCCTGCGCATGACCATCGGCACCGAGGAGGCCAATCGCCTCGTCGTCGACGGCCTGCGCGACTTCATGGCGGCGAAATGA
- a CDS encoding chorismate mutase produces the protein MSKAPFKAPPAPPSLQELRKEIDAIDEQVHRLLMARGDIIDRLIQVKQTQEVGSAFRPAREASMMRELVRRHRGILPLDTIESIWRVIISTFTYVQAPFSVHADVSVGEPAMRDSARFHFGFVVPYVGHFSAQAAVEAVAKSKGDLALVSATSSRTPWWLALEASGAPKITARLPFLERADHPAALPVFVISRVADDAMVTEVQLWSVRVAGWNADIARALAPLAEIVAVPDTAFDGAALLVSDAGTGFEKIKSALIQAGASVRSSALVGSHATRYTVPPNGSTKV, from the coding sequence ATGTCCAAGGCACCGTTCAAGGCACCCCCGGCCCCGCCCTCGCTGCAGGAACTGCGCAAGGAAATCGATGCGATCGACGAACAGGTCCATCGCCTCCTGATGGCGCGCGGCGACATCATCGACCGGCTGATCCAGGTGAAGCAGACGCAAGAAGTCGGCTCCGCGTTCCGCCCGGCGCGCGAGGCCAGCATGATGCGCGAACTCGTCCGGCGTCATCGCGGCATCCTGCCGCTCGACACCATCGAGAGCATCTGGCGCGTCATCATCTCGACCTTCACATACGTCCAGGCGCCATTCTCGGTGCATGCGGACGTCTCGGTCGGCGAGCCTGCGATGCGGGATTCGGCGCGATTTCATTTCGGCTTCGTCGTGCCTTATGTGGGCCATTTCAGCGCGCAGGCGGCGGTCGAGGCGGTGGCGAAATCGAAGGGCGATCTGGCGCTGGTGTCGGCGACCTCGAGCCGCACGCCATGGTGGCTCGCGCTGGAGGCCAGCGGTGCACCGAAGATCACTGCCCGGCTGCCGTTCCTCGAACGCGCCGATCATCCGGCGGCACTGCCGGTGTTCGTGATCTCCCGGGTCGCCGACGACGCCATGGTGACGGAGGTCCAGTTGTGGAGCGTGCGCGTCGCCGGCTGGAACGCCGATATCGCCCGCGCGCTGGCGCCGCTCGCCGAAATCGTCGCCGTGCCCGACACCGCCTTCGACGGCGCGGCGCTCTTGGTGTCGGATGCCGGCACCGGTTTCGAGAAGATCAAATCCGCCCTGATCCAGGCCGGTGCCTCGGTGCGCTCGTCGGCCCTCGTCGGCAGCCACGCAACGCGCTATACGGTGCCCCCGAACGGGTCGACCAAGGTTTAA
- the ftrA gene encoding transcriptional regulator FtrA, protein MPSRIMPGLPGKSRREGAQRVVAVLAYDGVSAFELGLTLEVFGLSTMGPDWYRVVVCSERPGQPLAANNGLKVIADAGLGALARADTIIVPGSRDIVESPSAAMLDALRRAHRRGARVASICAGAFILAAAGLLDGRRATTHWAHTEELSRRYPRVQVDANVLYVDDGDIMTSAGRAAGLDLCLHIVRSDHGTEIANHVARRLVIAPHREGGQAQYIRQPVPPIQGDALAAIFTWAQRHLDRDLTISSLAAKARMSRRTFIRRFEDATGMSPGEWVVQTRVAKARELLEATRIPIEGVATETGFGSADAMRHHFRLRLGTSPAHYRAAFRAPAN, encoded by the coding sequence ATGCCAAGCAGGATCATGCCAGGTCTGCCGGGGAAATCCCGCAGGGAAGGCGCGCAACGCGTCGTCGCGGTGCTGGCCTATGACGGCGTCAGCGCCTTCGAGCTCGGCCTGACGTTGGAGGTGTTCGGTCTCTCGACGATGGGCCCGGACTGGTATCGCGTCGTCGTGTGCTCCGAGCGGCCAGGACAGCCGCTGGCGGCCAACAACGGCCTCAAGGTCATAGCCGACGCCGGATTGGGGGCATTGGCCCGCGCGGATACGATCATCGTGCCGGGATCGCGCGACATCGTGGAGTCGCCGTCAGCCGCGATGCTCGACGCGCTGCGGCGTGCGCACCGGCGCGGCGCGCGCGTGGCCTCGATCTGCGCGGGAGCCTTCATCCTTGCCGCCGCCGGCCTGCTCGACGGCCGGCGCGCCACCACGCACTGGGCGCATACCGAAGAGCTTTCACGGCGGTATCCGCGCGTGCAGGTCGATGCCAATGTGCTCTATGTCGACGACGGCGATATCATGACTTCGGCCGGCCGCGCGGCGGGGCTCGACCTCTGCCTGCATATCGTGCGGAGCGATCACGGCACGGAGATCGCAAATCATGTGGCGCGGCGCCTGGTCATCGCGCCACATCGCGAAGGTGGTCAGGCGCAATACATCCGGCAACCGGTCCCCCCGATCCAAGGCGATGCTCTCGCCGCCATATTCACCTGGGCGCAGCGCCATCTCGATCGCGATCTGACGATCTCGAGCCTTGCCGCCAAGGCGCGAATGAGCCGGCGCACCTTCATCCGCCGTTTTGAGGATGCAACCGGGATGTCGCCCGGTGAATGGGTGGTGCAGACGCGCGTCGCGAAGGCGCGCGAGTTGCTGGAAGCAACGCGGATCCCGATCGAAGGCGTCGCGACCGAGACCGGTTTTGGCTCCGCCGACGCCATGCGGCATCATTTCAGGCTGCGGCTTGGCACCAGCCCGGCGCACTACCGGGCTGCCTTCCGCGCGCCGGCCAACTAG
- the metX gene encoding homoserine O-acetyltransferase MetX, producing the protein MTNVHSIPSPSIHSEDRAHEADHPTSPVAKFGMDQPLKLDCGIDLAPFQIAYQTYGELNADRSNAILICHALTLDQHVANVHPLTGKAGWWEIMVGPGRPLDTDRYFIICANVIGGCMGSTGPASTNPATGKAWGLDFPLITIPDMVRAQAMLLDRLGIETLFCVIGGSMGGMQVLQWTAAYPQRVFSALPVACSTRHSAQNIAFHELGRQAVMADPDWHHGRYFERSTHPHRGLAVARMAGHITYLSDAALHRKFGRRMQDRDLPTFSFDADFQVESYLRYQGSSFVERFDANSYLYLTRAMDYFDIAADHDGVLAQAFRGIKTRFCVVSFTSDWLFPTSESRALVHALNASSARVSFAEIETDRGHDAFLLDVPEFFDISRAFLQSAGKARGLG; encoded by the coding sequence ATGACAAACGTGCATTCGATACCCAGTCCGTCGATTCACAGCGAGGATCGCGCCCATGAGGCCGATCATCCGACCTCGCCTGTGGCGAAGTTCGGCATGGACCAGCCGCTGAAGCTCGATTGCGGCATCGATCTCGCGCCGTTCCAGATCGCCTATCAGACCTATGGCGAACTGAACGCCGATCGCTCCAACGCCATACTGATCTGCCACGCGCTGACCCTCGATCAGCATGTCGCCAATGTGCATCCCCTGACCGGCAAGGCCGGCTGGTGGGAAATCATGGTCGGTCCCGGCCGTCCGCTCGATACCGACAGATACTTCATCATTTGTGCGAATGTGATCGGCGGCTGCATGGGATCGACCGGTCCGGCCTCGACCAATCCGGCCACCGGCAAGGCCTGGGGGCTGGATTTTCCGCTCATCACCATCCCCGACATGGTCCGCGCGCAGGCCATGTTGCTCGATCGGCTCGGGATCGAAACATTGTTCTGCGTGATCGGCGGATCGATGGGCGGCATGCAGGTGCTGCAATGGACCGCCGCCTATCCGCAGCGCGTGTTCTCGGCGCTGCCGGTCGCCTGCTCGACACGCCATTCGGCGCAGAACATCGCGTTTCATGAACTCGGCCGGCAGGCCGTGATGGCCGATCCGGACTGGCATCATGGGCGCTATTTCGAACGCAGCACCCATCCGCATCGCGGGCTGGCCGTGGCGCGGATGGCCGGACACATCACCTATCTCTCCGACGCCGCGCTGCATCGCAAGTTCGGTCGCCGGATGCAGGACCGCGATCTGCCGACCTTCTCGTTCGACGCGGATTTCCAGGTCGAAAGCTATCTGCGCTATCAAGGCTCGTCCTTTGTCGAACGCTTCGACGCCAACAGCTATCTCTATCTGACGCGAGCGATGGATTATTTCGATATCGCCGCCGACCACGATGGCGTGCTGGCGCAGGCGTTTCGCGGCATCAAGACCCGCTTCTGCGTGGTGTCGTTCACTTCGGACTGGCTGTTTCCGACCTCTGAATCGCGGGCGCTGGTGCATGCGCTGAACGCGTCCAGCGCGCGGGTGTCGTTCGCCGAGATCGAGACCGATCGTGGTCATGATGCCTTCCTGCTCGACGTTCCCGAGTTCTTCGACATTTCCCGCGCCTTCCTGCAATCGGCAGGCAAGGCGCGCGGATTGGGTTAG
- a CDS encoding cytochrome c oxidase subunit 3, producing the protein MSAIVLFMAVIAVIVGWWLSHQRLTAKPWLEEGSIDDFPGTGAMTLPAAKIGLGVFLAVATSLFALFISAYSMRMNMADWRAMPVPALLWFNTGVLVLSSVALQWAYVAARRDDMDGVIIGLCAGAASAVTFLVGQLLAWQQLRAAGYFVTSNPANSFFYMITAAHGLHLMGGLVALERTTAKVWRGAEMAQVRLSVELCTIYWHFLLLVWLVLLGLLTGWTDDFVDICRRLLT; encoded by the coding sequence GTGAGCGCCATCGTCCTGTTCATGGCTGTGATAGCGGTCATCGTCGGATGGTGGCTCTCGCATCAACGGCTGACAGCCAAACCCTGGCTGGAAGAAGGTTCGATCGACGACTTCCCGGGCACGGGAGCAATGACCTTGCCGGCAGCGAAGATCGGACTGGGAGTGTTCCTCGCCGTCGCCACCTCGTTGTTCGCACTCTTCATCAGCGCCTACTCCATGCGCATGAACATGGCGGACTGGCGGGCAATGCCCGTGCCGGCGCTGCTGTGGTTCAACACCGGCGTCCTGGTCCTGAGCAGTGTCGCGCTGCAATGGGCATACGTGGCCGCGCGCCGGGACGACATGGACGGTGTAATCATCGGCCTGTGCGCAGGGGCAGCATCCGCCGTTACATTCCTGGTGGGGCAATTGCTGGCGTGGCAACAGCTGAGGGCCGCGGGCTATTTCGTGACGTCCAATCCGGCCAATTCCTTCTTCTACATGATCACCGCGGCGCACGGGCTGCACCTGATGGGCGGCCTGGTGGCCCTCGAGAGGACGACTGCCAAAGTGTGGCGTGGCGCCGAGATGGCCCAGGTGCGCCTGAGCGTGGAGCTCTGCACGATCTACTGGCACTTCCTGCTGTTGGTCTGGCTCGTCTTGCTTGGTCTGCTGACGGGCTGGACGGACGATTTCGTCGACATCTGTCGGCGGTTGCTCACCTAG
- a CDS encoding carbon-nitrogen hydrolase family protein: MTFLIATCEFPDRADLAAGMWQRLAGEFEKSPVDLLVLPELAGVDSFWTSPTFDEAVWRQAAATHATLEEHLRPIAAKRIVGTRAIAEGAKRWNETFLWTPERGLVRGRAKALLPQQEGGWEETWFDRGSQYAEPVRDGALCYSELVCTELMVSTAARGLGQSGVQVIAAPRATGGHPRWEVASRMTAIAAGAFVATANRRGARLAGGSWIVAPDGDILARTNVSTPIVSLEIDLALVESARLTYPRNVRD; this comes from the coding sequence ATGACTTTTCTGATTGCGACCTGCGAATTCCCCGACCGGGCCGACCTGGCCGCCGGGATGTGGCAGCGGCTTGCCGGCGAGTTCGAGAAGTCTCCGGTCGATCTGCTCGTCCTCCCCGAGCTCGCCGGCGTCGACAGCTTCTGGACCAGCCCCACTTTCGATGAAGCGGTCTGGCGCCAGGCCGCCGCGACGCATGCGACGCTCGAGGAGCACCTGCGGCCCATCGCTGCGAAGCGCATCGTGGGGACGCGCGCCATCGCTGAAGGTGCAAAGCGATGGAACGAGACGTTTCTATGGACGCCGGAGCGCGGCCTGGTTCGCGGCCGGGCCAAGGCGCTGCTGCCGCAGCAAGAAGGCGGCTGGGAAGAAACCTGGTTCGACCGCGGTTCGCAGTACGCCGAACCGGTGCGCGATGGCGCACTCTGCTATAGCGAACTGGTATGCACCGAACTCATGGTGAGCACGGCCGCGCGCGGTCTGGGGCAGTCGGGGGTTCAGGTGATTGCCGCGCCGCGTGCGACCGGCGGCCATCCGCGCTGGGAAGTAGCTTCGCGAATGACGGCCATCGCCGCGGGTGCGTTCGTGGCGACGGCCAACCGCCGTGGCGCGAGGCTTGCGGGCGGCAGCTGGATCGTGGCGCCCGATGGCGACATCCTCGCGCGCACCAACGTGAGTACGCCGATCGTCAGTCTCGAGATCGATCTCGCTTTGGTTGAGAGCGCGCGACTGACCTATCCGCGCAACGTCAGGGATTGA
- a CDS encoding GYD domain-containing protein codes for MTTYVMLANWTDQGIQKVKDSPGRLDTAKKALKEMGGEFKLFFLTMGDYDMVAIYEAPDDAVAARFNLQLGMLGNIRTRTLKAFPEAAYREVISSLG; via the coding sequence ATGACCACATACGTCATGCTCGCAAATTGGACCGACCAGGGCATCCAGAAGGTAAAGGACTCGCCCGGTCGTCTGGATACGGCAAAGAAAGCGCTCAAGGAGATGGGCGGCGAGTTCAAACTCTTTTTCCTCACCATGGGCGACTACGACATGGTCGCGATCTATGAAGCTCCTGATGATGCCGTCGCGGCGCGTTTTAATCTGCAGCTGGGCATGCTGGGGAACATCCGGACACGCACGCTGAAAGCGTTTCCTGAAGCCGCCTATCGGGAAGTCATTAGCTCGCTGGGCTAG
- a CDS encoding cytochrome C oxidase subunit IV family protein — MTSTAVIDGQQPSLRTHAHDTVAAGTTHVKGQQHPIKLYLVVWGWLFVLSTCSYLVDYFGLHGYLRWSLILLFMVLKAGLIVAVFMHMAWERLALAYAILLPPVAVLIFVAIMVFESEYTHLIRALFFASPT; from the coding sequence ATGACAAGCACAGCAGTAATAGACGGACAACAACCTTCGCTACGCACTCACGCGCATGACACAGTCGCGGCAGGAACCACGCACGTAAAGGGGCAGCAGCACCCGATCAAGCTCTATCTCGTGGTCTGGGGATGGTTGTTCGTCCTCAGCACCTGCTCCTATCTCGTCGACTACTTTGGCCTCCATGGCTATCTCAGATGGTCGCTGATCTTGCTGTTCATGGTGTTGAAGGCCGGCCTGATCGTCGCCGTCTTCATGCACATGGCCTGGGAGCGGTTGGCGCTGGCCTATGCCATCCTGCTGCCGCCAGTGGCGGTGCTGATCTTCGTGGCCATCATGGTGTTCGAATCCGAGTACACGCACCTCATCCGGGCCCTGTTCTTCGCGTCGCCGACCTAG
- a CDS encoding MBL fold metallo-hydrolase, with translation MKLRLLRNATLKLEIRGRIVLIDPFFAPKGSRPSFTGRAPNPLVELPASPEEILDGVELVVVSHLHADHFDPVAQSLVPKHLPMICQPGDEDKIRSYGFSDVMPLAKIIDWNGIRLQRREGSHGLGPVVKKMGPVMGFSITAKNEPAVYWAGDTVLYPAVEAIITGTKPEIIIIHPCGARWDGDLITMDAAEAVATCRLAPDAVVIATHMESLDHATVSRDELRRYSIEQGVSPQQLLIPLDGETLQLASRQA, from the coding sequence ATGAAACTGCGGCTATTGCGCAACGCCACGCTGAAGCTGGAGATACGCGGCCGGATCGTCCTGATCGATCCATTCTTTGCCCCAAAGGGATCGCGCCCGTCCTTTACTGGGCGCGCGCCCAACCCGCTGGTCGAACTGCCGGCAAGCCCGGAAGAAATCCTCGATGGCGTCGAACTCGTCGTCGTCTCGCATCTGCATGCCGACCATTTCGATCCGGTGGCGCAATCCCTGGTGCCAAAACATCTTCCGATGATCTGCCAGCCGGGAGACGAGGACAAGATCCGGTCGTACGGATTCAGCGACGTCATGCCTCTTGCCAAAATCATCGATTGGAACGGCATTCGCCTGCAGCGCCGCGAGGGCAGTCATGGCCTGGGACCGGTGGTGAAGAAAATGGGACCGGTGATGGGTTTCAGCATCACGGCAAAGAACGAACCGGCGGTCTACTGGGCCGGCGACACCGTGCTCTATCCGGCCGTCGAAGCCATCATCACGGGCACTAAGCCCGAGATCATCATCATCCATCCCTGCGGGGCACGATGGGACGGCGATCTCATCACGATGGATGCCGCAGAGGCCGTCGCGACCTGCCGGCTGGCGCCTGACGCCGTGGTGATCGCCACCCACATGGAATCGCTCGACCACGCCACCGTCTCGCGCGACGAACTGAGGCGGTATTCGATCGAGCAGGGCGTATCGCCGCAGCAACTGCTGATACCGCTGGATGGAGAGACCCTGCAGTTGGCATCGAGACAGGCTTGA
- the metW gene encoding methionine biosynthesis protein MetW codes for MALQEQALPLGGVAPDRTGNYRTDHLLVAEMIPHASKVLDVGCGDGELLQLLETRGIDGRGIELSREGVNRCVAKGLAVVQGDADTDLVNYPDDAFDYVILSQTLQATRQPKVVLENLLRIGRRAVVSFPNFGFWKMRLQLLVGGHMPRTENLPATWYDTPNIHFCTIKDFVQLCDEINVKMERAVALDLYGRPVPLNLPWWVWNMFGEQGVFLLSRGGAGK; via the coding sequence ATGGCGCTTCAGGAACAGGCCTTGCCGCTCGGCGGCGTAGCGCCCGATCGCACGGGTAACTATCGCACCGATCATCTTCTCGTCGCGGAAATGATTCCGCACGCCTCAAAAGTGCTCGACGTCGGCTGCGGCGATGGCGAGTTGCTGCAACTGCTGGAAACCCGTGGCATCGACGGCCGCGGCATCGAGCTGTCGCGCGAGGGCGTCAACCGCTGCGTCGCCAAGGGGCTCGCGGTGGTGCAGGGCGACGCCGACACCGACCTCGTCAATTATCCTGATGATGCGTTTGATTACGTGATCCTGTCGCAGACGCTGCAGGCGACGCGGCAGCCGAAGGTCGTGCTGGAAAATCTGCTGCGCATCGGCCGGCGCGCGGTCGTCTCATTCCCGAATTTCGGCTTCTGGAAGATGCGGCTGCAGCTATTGGTCGGCGGGCACATGCCGCGCACCGAAAACCTGCCCGCCACCTGGTACGACACGCCGAACATCCACTTCTGCACCATCAAGGATTTCGTGCAGCTCTGCGACGAGATCAACGTCAAGATGGAGCGCGCCGTCGCGCTCGATCTCTACGGCCGCCCGGTGCCGCTGAACCTGCCCTGGTGGGTCTGGAACATGTTCGGCGAGCAGGGCGTGTTTTTGCTGAGCCGGGGTGGGGCAGGGAAGTAA
- a CDS encoding heme-copper oxidase subunit III family protein → MAETALTHLGESPARAAGWQGIADDWSSDQRAFKNVSWGKAMMWIFLLSDTFIFSCFLLSYMTARMSTTVPWPNPSEVFALNIGGKHIPLILIAIMTFILISSSGTMAMAVNFGYRRDRAKTAVLMLVTAAFGATFVGMQAFEWTKLIMEGVRPWANPWGAEQFGSSFFMITGFHGTHVTIGVIFLIAIARKVWRGDFDVERRGFFTSRKGHYENVEIMGLYWHFVDLVWVFIFAFFYLW, encoded by the coding sequence ATGGCAGAGACTGCGCTGACTCACCTTGGAGAATCGCCTGCGCGAGCTGCCGGCTGGCAGGGCATTGCTGACGACTGGTCCTCGGATCAGCGCGCATTCAAGAATGTCTCCTGGGGGAAGGCCATGATGTGGATCTTCCTCCTCAGCGACACCTTCATCTTCAGTTGTTTCCTGCTCTCCTACATGACCGCGCGAATGTCCACGACGGTGCCGTGGCCCAACCCGAGCGAAGTCTTCGCCCTCAATATCGGGGGCAAGCACATCCCGCTCATCCTGATCGCCATCATGACCTTCATCCTGATCAGCAGCAGCGGGACGATGGCGATGGCCGTCAATTTCGGCTACCGCCGTGATCGCGCCAAGACGGCAGTGTTGATGCTGGTCACAGCGGCATTTGGCGCAACCTTCGTCGGAATGCAGGCCTTCGAATGGACCAAGCTGATCATGGAGGGCGTCCGGCCCTGGGCCAACCCCTGGGGCGCGGAACAGTTTGGTTCAAGCTTCTTCATGATCACCGGATTCCACGGCACCCACGTGACGATCGGCGTGATTTTCCTGATCGCGATCGCGCGAAAGGTCTGGCGGGGCGACTTCGACGTCGAAAGGCGCGGTTTCTTCACGAGCAGGAAAGGCCATTACGAGAACGTCGAAATCATGGGCCTGTACTGGCACTTCGTCGATCTCGTGTGGGTTTTCATCTTTGCCTTCTTTTATCTTTGGTGA
- a CDS encoding prephenate/arogenate dehydrogenase family protein, which produces MNGTPIFRRVALIGFGLIGGSIARAARAQGLASEIVTTARSEKTRARVLELGIVDRVLETNAEAVQDADLVILCIPVGACGPVAQEIAPFLKAGAIVSDVGSVKGAIVREMAPHLPASVHFVPAHPVAGTEHSGPDSGFAELFINRWCILTPPDGADPMAVETLRAFWAGMGAKVEIMTPDHHDLVLAITSHLPHLIAYTIVGTADELAQVTSSEVIKFSAGGFRDFTRIAASDPTMWRDVFLNNKEAVLEMLGTFNEDLSKLTRAIRRNDGEALFEHFTRTRAIRRGIVEIGQDSAAPDFGRPHPPLGKKAE; this is translated from the coding sequence ATGAACGGGACGCCGATTTTCCGGCGCGTCGCGCTGATCGGCTTCGGCCTGATCGGCGGCTCGATCGCGCGCGCGGCGCGGGCCCAGGGGCTCGCCAGCGAAATCGTCACCACCGCGCGCTCCGAAAAGACGCGCGCGAGGGTGTTGGAGTTGGGTATCGTCGACCGCGTGCTGGAAACCAACGCGGAAGCCGTCCAGGACGCCGACCTCGTGATCCTCTGCATCCCGGTCGGCGCCTGCGGGCCGGTGGCGCAGGAGATCGCGCCCTTCCTCAAGGCGGGCGCGATCGTCTCCGACGTCGGCTCGGTCAAGGGCGCCATCGTCCGTGAGATGGCGCCGCATCTGCCGGCGAGCGTCCATTTCGTTCCGGCCCATCCGGTGGCGGGCACCGAACACTCCGGACCCGACTCGGGTTTCGCCGAACTCTTCATCAACCGCTGGTGCATCCTCACGCCACCCGACGGCGCCGATCCCATGGCGGTCGAAACGTTGCGCGCGTTCTGGGCCGGCATGGGAGCCAAGGTCGAGATCATGACGCCCGACCATCATGATCTGGTGCTGGCGATCACAAGCCACCTGCCGCATCTGATCGCCTACACCATCGTCGGCACGGCGGACGAGCTGGCGCAGGTGACGTCGTCGGAAGTGATAAAATTCTCCGCCGGCGGCTTTCGCGATTTCACCCGCATCGCGGCTTCCGACCCGACGATGTGGCGTGACGTGTTCCTCAACAACAAGGAAGCCGTGCTGGAAATGCTTGGCACCTTCAATGAGGATCTCTCAAAACTCACCCGCGCGATCCGCCGCAATGACGGCGAAGCGCTGTTCGAGCATTTTACCCGCACCCGTGCCATCCGCCGCGGCATCGTCGAGATCGGCCAGGATTCGGCCGCGCCGGATTTCGGCCGGCCGCATCCGCCGTTGGGGAAGAAGGCGGAGTGA